A region from the Lentimonas sp. CC4 genome encodes:
- the pheT gene encoding phenylalanine--tRNA ligase subunit beta: MKISYNWLKNYIDLDEVAHSPEVLAEALPLLGFDIEEYEKLGPPQFNNVVVGQVLEYGQHPDADRLRCCKVSTGNEGEVHDIVCGAKNFEQGDKVMVALPGAVLPGNFKIKASKLRGQPSAGMMCSAKELQIGQDHDGIMILDGDVALGTAVNDLYTDGDTVFNLEITPNRVDVLSHIGVARELSARFGLAVKYPEVKASTASDSSGEPLISGVEVSAPEVCPHYTATCIKGVKVGPSPKWLKEAIEATGQRSINNVVDVTNYVLHETCQPLHAFDAAKIKGDKLVVRMAAEGEKLTTLDEKERTLTADMAVIADAERALVVAGVMGSLDAEVEDSTTDIVLEAAYFDPSSVRATARQLTLSTDSSYRFERGVDPQGVEYAALRAIDLILEVAGGTVDGPMIVEGQFVETISEVQIKPDNIRKFIGFDISDEEIQAALESLEMSVSVHDESDGSKRWEVSIPSFRGDLQRDVDLIEEVVRIYGTDKIPESSVVARGISTTDHRIYTVNDAVADYLTGENFDEAYLYSLRDPDETKFFFGEEGFKVLALDNPLQSDQSHLRPSLIPGLVDVLKLNNARGTGATRFFERGHVYREVKGEMVELISVGFVILADQVSREWRQREVADFYTARTLAGNVLDIAGTAASKLNFKPIDDCKLWQGGQSAYAGEFAKMGFECTAGLLNVATLKERWGIDQPVIAGSILMTPKFFERKAKRGRHTGISNQPASAKDLALIVDQSVLAGTVENDVAKFAKKATQGFACESVRVFDVYEGEGLPEGKKSLAVSMSFRAADRTLKDKEVNTAFEGIQKLISDKTDYQIRK, from the coding sequence ATGAAAATTTCCTACAATTGGCTCAAAAATTACATCGATCTCGACGAGGTCGCACATTCACCCGAAGTGCTCGCTGAGGCGCTGCCGCTACTTGGTTTCGATATCGAAGAATACGAAAAGCTCGGCCCGCCGCAGTTTAACAACGTCGTCGTCGGTCAAGTCCTCGAATATGGTCAACACCCTGACGCAGATCGCCTGCGTTGCTGTAAGGTGAGCACCGGAAACGAAGGCGAAGTCCACGATATCGTTTGTGGTGCTAAGAACTTCGAGCAAGGCGACAAAGTGATGGTTGCACTGCCGGGTGCCGTGCTTCCTGGTAACTTTAAAATCAAGGCCAGCAAGCTGCGTGGTCAGCCATCCGCTGGCATGATGTGTTCCGCAAAGGAGCTGCAAATCGGTCAAGACCACGATGGTATCATGATTCTGGATGGCGACGTCGCGCTCGGCACCGCCGTCAACGATCTCTACACAGATGGTGACACTGTCTTCAATCTTGAGATTACACCCAACCGTGTCGACGTGCTCAGTCACATCGGTGTCGCTCGCGAGCTTTCCGCTCGTTTCGGCCTCGCGGTGAAATACCCTGAAGTCAAAGCGAGCACAGCGAGTGACAGCTCTGGGGAACCGCTCATCTCTGGCGTCGAAGTCAGCGCACCAGAAGTCTGCCCGCACTACACCGCGACTTGCATTAAAGGCGTGAAAGTCGGCCCTAGTCCGAAGTGGCTGAAAGAAGCCATTGAGGCGACCGGTCAACGCTCGATCAATAACGTGGTCGATGTAACGAATTACGTGCTGCACGAAACTTGCCAACCGCTGCACGCATTCGACGCTGCCAAGATCAAAGGCGACAAACTCGTCGTTCGCATGGCCGCTGAAGGTGAAAAGCTCACCACGCTCGACGAAAAGGAACGCACATTGACAGCTGACATGGCGGTCATCGCCGATGCGGAACGCGCGCTAGTCGTTGCCGGTGTTATGGGATCGCTCGATGCCGAGGTGGAAGACTCCACGACGGATATCGTGCTCGAAGCCGCCTATTTCGATCCGTCTTCCGTCCGTGCGACTGCGCGTCAGTTGACGCTTTCCACCGATAGCTCGTATCGCTTTGAGCGTGGCGTCGACCCGCAAGGCGTCGAGTATGCCGCGCTCCGTGCGATTGACCTGATTCTCGAAGTCGCAGGTGGCACGGTCGATGGGCCTATGATCGTCGAAGGTCAGTTTGTTGAGACTATCAGCGAAGTGCAAATCAAGCCTGACAATATCCGTAAGTTCATCGGTTTTGATATCAGCGATGAGGAAATTCAAGCGGCCCTCGAATCTCTAGAAATGAGCGTCTCTGTGCACGACGAATCTGACGGTTCTAAGCGCTGGGAAGTTTCGATCCCATCCTTCCGTGGAGATCTTCAACGCGATGTTGATTTGATCGAGGAAGTCGTGCGCATCTACGGCACCGATAAGATTCCAGAATCGTCTGTGGTTGCACGTGGTATTAGCACGACAGATCATCGTATCTACACGGTGAATGACGCTGTCGCGGATTATCTGACCGGTGAAAATTTCGACGAAGCTTACCTGTATTCGCTACGTGATCCTGACGAAACAAAGTTCTTCTTCGGTGAAGAGGGCTTCAAAGTGCTCGCATTGGACAACCCATTGCAGAGTGACCAAAGTCACCTCCGCCCATCGCTGATTCCAGGCTTGGTGGATGTGCTGAAGCTCAACAACGCGCGCGGCACGGGTGCCACTCGTTTCTTCGAGCGTGGTCATGTTTATCGCGAGGTGAAGGGTGAGATGGTTGAGTTGATTTCCGTCGGTTTTGTGATTCTTGCCGATCAAGTGAGTCGCGAATGGCGTCAGCGTGAAGTCGCAGATTTCTACACTGCACGCACACTTGCTGGCAACGTGCTCGATATCGCTGGCACTGCCGCGAGCAAGCTGAACTTCAAGCCAATTGATGACTGCAAACTCTGGCAGGGCGGACAATCCGCTTACGCAGGGGAGTTTGCTAAGATGGGCTTCGAATGCACCGCCGGTCTACTCAATGTTGCCACGTTGAAAGAACGTTGGGGCATCGATCAACCTGTCATTGCAGGTTCAATCTTGATGACTCCGAAATTCTTCGAGCGTAAAGCGAAGCGTGGTCGTCACACCGGTATCAGCAATCAGCCAGCATCTGCTAAGGATCTCGCGCTCATCGTTGACCAGTCAGTGCTTGCTGGCACAGTCGAAAACGATGTCGCTAAATTCGCCAAGAAAGCCACTCAAGGATTCGCTTGCGAAAGCGTCCGCGTCTTTGATGTCTATGAAGGTGAAGGTCTCCCTGAAGGTAAGAAGAGCCTCGCGGTGAGCATGAGCTTCCGCGCTGCTGATCGCACTTTGAAGGATAAGGAAGTGAACACCGCGTTCGAAGGTATCCAGAAGCTGATCAGCGATAAGACTGACTACCAAATCCGTAAGTAG
- a CDS encoding class I SAM-dependent methyltransferase has translation MAIVWSQTIETNHYEVRSAGATLRLYRNGVNHSQWNPNRPLSGCIWDLIALPALYRPKGSIESVLMLGFGAGTVARKLRELVAPERIVGIDIDPVHLSIADGFFDCTEGCELVAADAVEWVREESSEPDAATFDMIIDDLYAEEEEMAVRCAPLDLEWCQYLAKLVKPGGLLVFNMIEPRKVPHLPPLTDASLQQQFPYTKVFSMEGYENRIVACSGSPLDEDVFQEQLSEIYKRYPRCRGVQKRYISSKPSAK, from the coding sequence ATGGCCATCGTCTGGAGTCAAACTATCGAAACGAATCACTATGAAGTGCGCTCTGCTGGAGCGACGCTTCGCCTCTATCGGAATGGTGTGAACCATTCTCAATGGAATCCGAATCGGCCGCTCTCTGGTTGTATCTGGGATCTGATTGCATTGCCTGCACTCTACCGTCCCAAGGGCAGTATTGAGAGCGTGTTGATGCTCGGGTTTGGAGCGGGCACGGTGGCGCGTAAGCTACGCGAGCTTGTAGCGCCTGAGCGCATTGTTGGTATTGATATTGATCCAGTTCATTTGAGCATTGCTGACGGCTTTTTTGACTGCACGGAGGGGTGTGAGTTGGTCGCGGCTGACGCAGTCGAATGGGTGCGCGAGGAATCCTCAGAGCCTGATGCGGCCACGTTTGATATGATTATTGACGACCTCTATGCGGAGGAAGAAGAGATGGCGGTGCGTTGTGCGCCGCTCGATTTGGAGTGGTGTCAGTATTTAGCGAAGCTGGTAAAGCCCGGTGGGCTACTTGTGTTTAATATGATCGAGCCACGCAAGGTGCCGCATCTGCCGCCGTTGACTGATGCGTCCCTGCAACAGCAGTTCCCTTACACAAAAGTGTTCAGTATGGAGGGCTACGAAAATCGAATCGTGGCATGCAGTGGCAGTCCCCTTGATGAGGACGTGTTTCAGGAGCAACTCAGCGAAATCTACAAACGCTACCCACGCTGCCGCGGCGTGCAGAAACGCTACATTTCGTCGAAGCCGAGTGCGAAGTAA
- a CDS encoding cytochrome c, with protein MAGQTTFAALGCISCHQVDGVSFTATGIMQPERIIQLGGAQPKAKTYGQLVTAIIHPNAGILQNDPQYVDPDGNTLMPDYKQMMTVQQMTDLVTFLQEHYDIVVPEYDPHTMGYPYPYR; from the coding sequence ATGGCAGGACAAACCACATTCGCTGCGCTCGGATGCATTAGTTGCCATCAAGTCGATGGCGTGTCGTTCACTGCAACTGGGATTATGCAACCTGAGCGAATCATCCAACTAGGCGGCGCACAGCCAAAGGCGAAGACCTACGGGCAACTTGTAACGGCCATCATTCACCCAAACGCGGGTATCCTGCAAAACGACCCGCAGTATGTCGATCCCGATGGCAACACCCTGATGCCAGACTACAAGCAGATGATGACAGTGCAGCAAATGACGGACCTCGTCACATTCCTACAAGAGCACTACGACATAGTGGTTCCGGAATACGACCCGCACACGATGGGCTACCCCTACCCTTATCGTTGA
- a CDS encoding FKBP-type peptidyl-prolyl cis-trans isomerase — MDIETPADVNAIPADAQVTATGLASKVLQAGTGAESPAAADTVTVHYSGWTTDGKLFDSSVKRDQTASFPLNRVIKGWTEGLQLMVVGEKRRFWIPAELAYGENAGGGRPSGLLVFEVELFDIKKAPEPPKTPEDVAGVPDNAEVSESGLASRVLSAGTGTEHPTKQSMVTVHYSGWTLDGQLFDSSVERGEPATFGLFQVIAGWTEGVQLMVAGEKRRFWIPGKLAYGDNPQNGAPGGMLVFDVELLKVGQ; from the coding sequence ATGGATATTGAAACACCTGCCGACGTAAATGCCATCCCTGCGGATGCTCAAGTAACAGCAACAGGCCTCGCCTCGAAAGTGCTCCAAGCGGGCACGGGCGCTGAGTCACCTGCGGCTGCCGATACCGTGACGGTTCACTACAGTGGTTGGACGACTGACGGTAAGCTCTTCGACAGCTCTGTGAAGCGCGATCAGACTGCAAGTTTTCCGCTGAATCGCGTGATCAAGGGATGGACTGAAGGCCTCCAACTCATGGTAGTGGGCGAGAAGCGCCGCTTCTGGATTCCTGCAGAGCTTGCCTATGGTGAGAATGCCGGTGGCGGTCGCCCAAGTGGTTTATTGGTATTCGAAGTGGAGCTTTTTGATATTAAAAAAGCCCCTGAGCCACCGAAGACTCCAGAAGATGTCGCAGGTGTTCCAGACAATGCTGAGGTGAGCGAGAGTGGCCTCGCTTCGCGTGTATTGAGCGCTGGCACTGGCACTGAGCATCCGACGAAGCAGAGCATGGTCACTGTGCATTACAGTGGTTGGACGCTCGATGGTCAGCTGTTCGATAGCTCGGTGGAACGCGGTGAGCCAGCAACGTTTGGTTTGTTTCAGGTGATTGCAGGTTGGACCGAAGGGGTGCAGTTGATGGTGGCAGGCGAGAAGCGTCGTTTCTGGATTCCCGGCAAACTCGCTTATGGTGACAATCCACAAAATGGCGCGCCCGGCGGTATGTTGGTGTTTGACGTCGAGTTGCTGAAAGTCGGTCAGTAG
- a CDS encoding peptidylprolyl isomerase produces the protein MHTSEGDIEATLFATKTPVTVANFLNLTKRGYYDGLTFHRVIPNFMIQGGDPTGTGRGGPGYQFEDEIHPALRHTRAGLFSMANAGPRTNGSQFFVTHNATPWLDGKHTVFGKVNKGQKVVDAIQKGATINSIDVLDSTDALFIEQKQRIDQWNAALTAQGL, from the coding sequence ATGCACACCTCAGAGGGAGATATCGAAGCGACTTTGTTTGCGACCAAAACCCCGGTGACTGTCGCCAACTTTCTGAACCTTACAAAGCGTGGTTATTACGACGGGCTGACCTTTCACCGTGTGATTCCAAATTTCATGATTCAAGGCGGCGATCCAACTGGAACGGGGCGTGGTGGTCCAGGGTATCAGTTTGAGGACGAGATTCACCCAGCGCTGCGTCATACCCGTGCGGGCCTTTTTTCGATGGCAAACGCAGGGCCACGCACCAATGGCAGCCAGTTCTTTGTGACGCATAATGCGACGCCTTGGCTGGACGGAAAGCACACGGTATTCGGTAAAGTCAACAAGGGGCAAAAAGTCGTCGATGCGATCCAGAAGGGGGCAACGATCAACAGTATCGATGTGTTAGACTCTACCGACGCGCTCTTTATCGAACAGAAGCAACGCATCGACCAATGGAATGCTGCGTTGACTGCGCAGGGACTGTAG
- a CDS encoding group III truncated hemoglobin, producing the protein MMTFTQPLYERIGGRPALLKLLRHFYADVRQHEAIAPIFAAKVEDWPAHLEKIADFWSGLIGGPALYRGGMPWKHVPLKLEERHFQAWLGLWARNCEAQLEPTEAAEMVAVAEKIGQRLRAIIANHSAPGLMP; encoded by the coding sequence ATGATGACCTTTACTCAGCCTTTGTATGAACGTATTGGCGGGCGCCCCGCGCTGCTCAAGTTACTGCGGCACTTCTATGCCGATGTGCGGCAACATGAAGCGATCGCGCCGATTTTTGCGGCAAAGGTTGAGGATTGGCCTGCACATTTAGAGAAGATCGCCGACTTTTGGTCGGGCTTGATCGGAGGGCCTGCGTTATACCGCGGTGGCATGCCGTGGAAGCATGTGCCGCTTAAATTGGAAGAACGGCATTTTCAGGCGTGGCTAGGGCTGTGGGCGCGTAATTGTGAGGCGCAGCTTGAGCCGACTGAAGCGGCGGAGATGGTCGCCGTGGCCGAGAAGATTGGGCAGCGCTTGCGGGCGATCATTGCGAACCATTCGGCTCCAGGCCTGATGCCGTAG